Proteins encoded by one window of Canis aureus isolate CA01 chromosome 13, VMU_Caureus_v.1.0, whole genome shotgun sequence:
- the PHLDA1 gene encoding LOW QUALITY PROTEIN: pleckstrin homology-like domain family A member 1 (The sequence of the model RefSeq protein was modified relative to this genomic sequence to represent the inferred CDS: inserted 2 bases in 1 codon), translating to MRRAAAAAERVSELGFPPRGWRREPPFPLGVTRGWGSGSLKSAARGARPVPFGERSRADGGGXRGGGTLRPRTRLPLRAEPGPLRPLLPLLPLRPLRPLRPLRLLRLGLLCALRPGGRGSRGSRWGEDGARLLLLPPARAAGSGEAEPGGGPAYAGRMLESSGCKALKEGVLEKRSDGLLQLWKKKCCILTEEGLLLIPPKQLQQPPPPPPPQQPGPGPAEPSQPGAPAAASLEPPGKLKELHFSNMKTVDCVERKGKYMYFTVVMAEGKEIDFRCPQDQGWNAEITLQMVQYKNRQAILAVKSTRQKQQHLVQQQPPPPQPPQPPQAQPKPPPPQPQQLHPHPHPLPHPHPLAHPHPQPHGHRLLRSTSNSA from the exons ATgaggcgcgcggcggcggcggcggagcgcGTCTCGGAGCTGGGCTTTCCCCCGCGCGGCTGGCGCCGGGAGCCGCCTTTTCCGCTGGGTGTCACTCGGGGGTGGGGGTCTGGTTCATTGAAAAGCGCCGCGAGGGGGGCCCGGCCAGTGCCCTTCGGTGAGCGCTCGCGGGCGGACGGCGGAGG TCGCGGCGGCGGGACCTTGCGCCCCAGGACGCGGCTGCCCCTGCGCGCGGAGCCCGGGCCGCTGCGCCCGCTGCTCCCGCTGCTCCCGCTGCGCCCGCTGCGCCCGCTGCGCCCGCTGCGCCTGCTGCGCCTCGGCCTCCTGTGCGCGCTCCGGCCGGGCGGCCGCGGGAGCCGCGGGAGCCGCTGGGGCGAGGACGGCgcgcggctgctgctgctgcccccgGCCCGGGCGGCGGGGAGCGGAGAGGCCGAGCCGGGCGGCGGCCCCGCCTATGCCGGGAGGATGCTGGAGAGCAGCGGCTGCAAGGCGCTGAAGGAGGGGGTGCTGGAGAAGCGCAGCGACGGCCTGCTGCAGCTCTGGAAGAAAAAGTGCTGCATCCTCACCGAGGAGGGGCTGCTGCTGATCCCGCCCAAGCAGCtgcagcagccgccgccgccgccgccgccccagcagccggggcccggcccggccgagCCGTCCCAGCCGGGAGCGCCCGCCGCCGCCAGCCTCGAGCCGCCGGGCAAGCTCAAGGAGCTGCACTTCTCCAACATGAAGACCGTGGACTGCGTGGAGCGCAAGGGCAAGTACATGTACTTCACCGTGGTGATGGCCGAGGGCAAGGAGATCGACTTTCGGTGCCCGCAGGACCAGGGCTGGAACGCCGAGATCACGCTGCAGATGGTGCAGTACAAGAACCGCCAGGCCATCCTGGCCGTCAAGTCCACGCGGCAGAAGCAGCAGCACCTGGTGCAGCAGCAGCcgccgcccccgcagcccccgcagcccccgcaggcGCAACCcaagccgccgccgccgcagccgcagcagctgcacccgcacccgcacccgctcccgcacccgcacccactcgcgcacccgcacccgcagccGCACGGCCACCGGCTGCTCCGCAGCACCTCCAACTCCGCCTGA